A stretch of the Chiloscyllium plagiosum isolate BGI_BamShark_2017 chromosome 25, ASM401019v2, whole genome shotgun sequence genome encodes the following:
- the mtfp1 gene encoding mitochondrial fission process protein 1 isoform X2, translating into MSKPGEQDKVDVYRDTWVRFLGYANEVGEAFRALVPVGLVWATYGISTAYVTADAVDKGKKAAVAHGDKPGKTMTVSVAVVDTFIWQALASVIIPGFTINRLCAASLFLLRKTTRWPLPVRKWTTTAIGLSAIPVIITPIDRSVDFLLDSTLRKLYGSEEKHKP; encoded by the exons ATGAGCAAGCCTGGGGAGCAGGACAAGGTCGACGTCTATCGGGATACTTGGGTCCGTTTTCTGG GATATGCTAATGAAGTTGGTGAAGCTTTCCGGGCACTAGTTCCTGTAGGACTGGTCTGGGCTACTTATGGCATATCAACTGCATATGTTACAGCTGATGCAGTTGACAAGGGGAAGAAAGCAGCTGTT GCTCATGGAGACAAACCTGGAAAAACAATGACTGTCAGTGTCGCTGTGGTGGATACGTTCATCTGGCAAGCATTGGCCTCAGTTATAATTCCAGGATTCACCATCAATCGATTATGTGCAGCTTCCCTTTTCTTACTTCGGAAAACTACAAGGTGGCCACTGCCTGTGAGAAAGTGGACGACAACTGCTATTGGCCTGTCTGCCATCCCAGTCATTATAACTCCTATTGACCG GTCTGTGGACTTTCTTTTGGATTCTACATTAAGAAAGTTATATGGATCAGAAGAAAAACACAAACCGTAA
- the mtfp1 gene encoding mitochondrial fission process protein 1 isoform X1 produces MSKPGEQDKVDVYRDTWVRFLVTCLIFQLFGGSGYANEVGEAFRALVPVGLVWATYGISTAYVTADAVDKGKKAAVAHGDKPGKTMTVSVAVVDTFIWQALASVIIPGFTINRLCAASLFLLRKTTRWPLPVRKWTTTAIGLSAIPVIITPIDRSVDFLLDSTLRKLYGSEEKHKP; encoded by the exons ATGAGCAAGCCTGGGGAGCAGGACAAGGTCGACGTCTATCGGGATACTTGGGTCCGTTTTCTGG taaCTTGTCTGATATTTCAACTCTTTGGTGGTTCAGGATATGCTAATGAAGTTGGTGAAGCTTTCCGGGCACTAGTTCCTGTAGGACTGGTCTGGGCTACTTATGGCATATCAACTGCATATGTTACAGCTGATGCAGTTGACAAGGGGAAGAAAGCAGCTGTT GCTCATGGAGACAAACCTGGAAAAACAATGACTGTCAGTGTCGCTGTGGTGGATACGTTCATCTGGCAAGCATTGGCCTCAGTTATAATTCCAGGATTCACCATCAATCGATTATGTGCAGCTTCCCTTTTCTTACTTCGGAAAACTACAAGGTGGCCACTGCCTGTGAGAAAGTGGACGACAACTGCTATTGGCCTGTCTGCCATCCCAGTCATTATAACTCCTATTGACCG GTCTGTGGACTTTCTTTTGGATTCTACATTAAGAAAGTTATATGGATCAGAAGAAAAACACAAACCGTAA